In one window of Methanobrevibacter sp. DNA:
- the fhcD gene encoding formylmethanofuran--tetrahydromethanopterin N-formyltransferase, translating to MEINGVEIQDTFAEGFGIKVSRIIITAATKHLAKIAATEATGFATSVIGCPAEAGIDQYVPPTESPDGRPGYAIMICHMSKKALGGQIMDRIGQCVLTAPTAAAFNALESEEAFPTGKQLKFFGDGYETEKDVNGKKMHVIPIMSGEFLVEDEMGWKDGVAGGNFFIMADSQMASIVAAEAAVDAIHAVAGVITPFSGGMVASGSKTGSKYSFMSASTNEKECVTLKDQVETELPENVFGNMEIVIDGVDEESVKAAMKAGIEAACQVPGVIEIGAGNYGGNLGPYQIHLQDLF from the coding sequence ATGGAAATTAATGGTGTAGAAATACAAGATACCTTTGCTGAAGGTTTTGGAATTAAAGTATCTAGAATTATTATTACTGCAGCTACTAAACATTTAGCTAAAATTGCTGCTACTGAAGCTACTGGATTTGCTACTTCAGTTATTGGATGTCCTGCAGAAGCAGGTATTGACCAATATGTTCCTCCAACTGAATCTCCAGATGGAAGACCAGGTTATGCAATCATGATCTGTCACATGTCTAAAAAAGCTTTAGGCGGACAAATCATGGACAGAATCGGACAATGTGTTTTAACTGCTCCTACTGCAGCAGCATTCAACGCTTTAGAAAGCGAAGAAGCATTCCCAACCGGAAAACAACTCAAGTTCTTCGGTGACGGATACGAAACTGAAAAAGACGTAAACGGCAAAAAAATGCACGTAATTCCTATCATGTCCGGTGAATTCTTAGTGGAAGATGAAATGGGATGGAAAGACGGAGTAGCTGGTGGAAACTTCTTCATCATGGCTGACAGTCAAATGGCTTCCATTGTTGCAGCTGAAGCTGCTGTTGATGCTATTCACGCTGTTGCTGGTGTAATCACTCCTTTCTCCGGTGGTATGGTTGCTTCCGGTTCCAAAACTGGTTCCAAATACTCATTTATGAGTGCATCTACCAACGAAAAAGAATGTGTTACATTAAAAGACCAAGTAGAAACTGAATTGCCAGAAAACGTATTCGGAAACATGGAAATCGTTATTGACGGTGTTGACGAAGAATCAGTTAAAGCTGCTATGAAAGCAGGTATTGAAGCTGCTTGTCAAGTGCCTGGTGTTATTGAAATCGGTGCGGGTAACTACGGTGGAAACTTAGGACCTTACCAAATCCACTTACAAGACTTATTCTAG
- a CDS encoding acyltransferase yields MNAGSNRIFYYDVLRVIAILSVILLHVTGHVGEIMNYNVQSIYSISGFYETFANNFFRMGVDLFLMISGALLLGQNWDVKSFFEKRIPRIAKPFLFWSLVFSIVLIMSSYFISGINFVDSFGILSFINVFLDTLLFKAPGSVVYWFFWIMIYVYMMMPFVNKWLNNSELIHVEYLLIVWLIFISIIYPLNNQYLNLLSDFISPIALVVLGYYLRYSERRIFNNPVISAILIIVSSVIMLLYSYSIVGTEILFVFHRYSVLMVVLSIGVYCFVKSSNVVNNASGKTTNVVSSIAMCSYGMYLIHSQLIMVTRKIFHLSSNFIFDYILLFLVGFFLSWLIMVIFAKIPIINELIGVK; encoded by the coding sequence ATGAATGCTGGTTCTAATCGCATATTTTATTATGATGTTTTAAGGGTTATTGCTATTCTATCGGTTATTTTACTGCATGTGACCGGACATGTCGGCGAAATAATGAATTATAATGTCCAATCAATTTATTCTATTAGCGGATTTTATGAAACCTTTGCTAATAATTTCTTTAGAATGGGTGTTGACCTGTTTTTAATGATATCAGGAGCACTGCTTTTAGGACAAAATTGGGATGTTAAAAGTTTTTTTGAAAAACGTATTCCTCGTATAGCAAAACCGTTCCTTTTCTGGTCATTAGTTTTCAGTATTGTTCTTATTATGTCTTCTTATTTTATTTCAGGAATTAATTTTGTTGATAGTTTTGGAATTTTAAGTTTTATTAACGTGTTTTTGGATACATTACTTTTTAAAGCACCGGGATCGGTTGTTTATTGGTTTTTCTGGATTATGATATATGTTTACATGATGATGCCTTTTGTAAATAAATGGTTAAACAATTCAGAATTAATTCATGTTGAGTATCTATTAATTGTTTGGTTAATATTCATTTCAATAATCTACCCTTTAAACAATCAATATTTGAATCTGCTTTCTGATTTCATAAGTCCTATCGCATTGGTTGTTCTAGGTTACTATTTAAGATATAGCGAAAGAAGAATATTTAATAATCCAGTTATTTCAGCTATTTTAATTATTGTTTCATCTGTTATTATGCTGTTGTATTCTTATAGCATTGTTGGCACTGAAATCTTATTTGTATTTCATAGATATTCTGTTTTAATGGTAGTATTGTCAATTGGAGTATATTGCTTTGTCAAATCAAGTAATGTTGTTAATAATGCCTCTGGAAAGACTACTAATGTTGTATCTTCCATTGCAATGTGCAGTTATGGAATGTATCTGATTCATAGTCAGTTAATAATGGTTACCCGAAAAATATTTCATTTATCATCAAATTTCATTTTCGATTATATTTTGCTGTTTTTAGTCGGATTTTTCTTATCATGGTTAATAATGGTTATTTTTGCTAAAATACCAATTATCAATGAGTTAATTGGTGTAAAATAG
- a CDS encoding UPF0104 family protein, which yields MDRKTILLLGISIVILVVMLWFVGIDQVISALKVANLYIIALAIAVQIITYFLYTLRWQILNKQADLDVSIRELFPMVLVGLAVNNITPSGRGGGEPVRAYILSKQKDYLFEETFATVVADRALDTFPFVVLAAITIILMTLYFDMPTWLLAVMIVAVIAIIAILAIIIYMCINPNFGNKVDGWIVGLVRRFYKKNSVELENKIHEAVFGFQDTMKNLVSNKKALYYTVPLSFIIWIFEIFRVYLVFLAFGANVNPIIIGEVFIVASLVGMIPLLPGGLGAIDGVMILFYSSAGITSSISAAATVIERLISFWMATIIGLVLIPKYGSSILDKKSLSSVESEENIDE from the coding sequence ATGGATAGAAAAACTATATTATTATTAGGAATAAGCATCGTTATTCTTGTTGTAATGTTGTGGTTTGTTGGAATTGACCAAGTTATCTCAGCATTAAAAGTAGCTAATTTGTATATTATAGCTTTAGCTATAGCTGTTCAGATAATAACTTATTTTTTATATACTTTGCGTTGGCAGATATTAAATAAACAAGCTGATTTGGATGTAAGTATTCGTGAATTGTTTCCTATGGTCTTGGTGGGACTTGCCGTTAATAACATCACTCCTTCTGGTCGTGGAGGGGGAGAACCTGTAAGGGCTTATATTCTATCCAAACAAAAAGATTATTTATTTGAAGAAACTTTCGCCACTGTCGTTGCAGATAGGGCTTTGGATACTTTTCCTTTTGTTGTTTTAGCAGCAATCACAATTATCTTAATGACGCTATATTTTGACATGCCAACTTGGTTACTTGCAGTGATGATCGTGGCAGTAATCGCAATCATAGCTATTCTGGCGATTATTATTTACATGTGTATAAATCCAAACTTTGGAAATAAAGTTGATGGCTGGATTGTTGGTCTTGTTAGAAGGTTTTATAAGAAAAACTCTGTTGAATTAGAAAATAAAATACATGAAGCAGTATTTGGTTTTCAGGATACAATGAAAAATCTTGTTTCAAATAAGAAAGCATTGTATTATACTGTTCCTTTGTCATTTATTATTTGGATTTTTGAGATTTTCAGGGTGTATCTTGTCTTTTTGGCATTCGGTGCAAATGTCAATCCAATAATCATTGGGGAAGTATTTATTGTTGCATCCCTTGTTGGTATGATTCCATTGCTTCCGGGAGGACTTGGAGCAATTGATGGAGTCATGATTCTATTTTATTCAAGTGCAGGTATAACTTCATCAATCAGTGCAGCCGCAACAGTTATTGAAAGACTAATATCCTTCTGGATGGCTACAATAATAGGTCTAGTACTTATACCAAAATATGGTTCATCTATTTTAGATAAAAAATCATTATCTTCAGTGGAATCCGAAGAAAATATTGACGAATGA
- a CDS encoding TrkH family potassium uptake protein has translation MRYITKTDLVIVATNSGYLMIGIGLMCLIPLIFDLIYFEFDILSFVIPGLISILLGIFALKYFEQKSNKKIRLKHGMMISSFAWLWASLIGGFVFMLATNISPIDAVFESMSALTGTGMTMFVDVEVLPHSILFFRALEQWIGGLGVVVMVIGVLTKPGSVSSKLYQSEAREERIKPSIKTTLEKTMEIYVIYTIAGIILYLLAGMPVFDSICNTFSIISTGGMSIKNANMGFYQDDVIYFISIVLMILGATSFMVHYKVIKTKGKSLINDLQFKIIITVIALVTLMLYFVSNIVPIDLLFTVVSAITTTGASVTSPLVMGSWPSFVIICLMCLMLTGGSNGSTVGAIKLVRMITYFKGIYRHVREILSPEGRVVPVKLHGHKIPEKSIAQAGSFITLYMMFIMFTWALFCLFGYDPFRSLFAAMSLQGNNGLELGIITPTLNPILKIVSMFDMWTGRLEIYPVLITLRAAFEIFKR, from the coding sequence ATGAGGTATATTACTAAAACAGATTTGGTTATTGTTGCAACAAATTCCGGATATTTGATGATAGGAATAGGATTAATGTGCTTAATCCCATTAATATTCGATTTAATATACTTCGAATTTGACATACTAAGTTTTGTAATTCCAGGATTAATATCAATATTATTAGGAATCTTTGCTTTAAAATATTTTGAACAAAAAAGCAATAAAAAAATACGGCTAAAACATGGAATGATGATTTCATCATTTGCATGGTTATGGGCCAGCCTCATTGGAGGATTTGTCTTTATGCTTGCAACAAACATTTCACCAATTGATGCCGTTTTTGAAAGCATGTCCGCTTTAACAGGAACCGGAATGACTATGTTTGTGGATGTTGAAGTTTTACCTCACAGTATCTTATTTTTCAGAGCATTGGAACAATGGATTGGTGGTTTGGGAGTAGTTGTTATGGTGATTGGTGTTTTAACAAAACCCGGATCAGTATCATCAAAATTATACCAATCAGAAGCACGTGAAGAACGTATAAAACCAAGTATAAAAACCACACTTGAAAAAACAATGGAAATTTATGTCATTTATACAATTGCAGGAATAATATTATACCTGCTTGCGGGAATGCCAGTATTTGACTCAATCTGCAATACATTCAGCATCATTTCAACCGGAGGAATGAGCATCAAAAATGCGAATATGGGATTCTACCAAGATGATGTAATCTACTTTATTTCAATTGTATTGATGATTCTTGGTGCTACAAGCTTCATGGTCCATTACAAGGTAATTAAAACAAAAGGAAAATCACTGATTAATGATTTGCAATTTAAAATCATCATAACAGTTATTGCACTTGTTACATTAATGCTTTATTTTGTATCAAATATTGTTCCAATAGATTTATTGTTCACAGTCGTATCAGCAATCACAACTACCGGAGCAAGTGTCACAAGCCCATTAGTGATGGGAAGTTGGCCAAGCTTTGTAATAATTTGTTTAATGTGTTTAATGCTAACTGGAGGATCAAACGGTTCAACAGTAGGTGCGATAAAACTGGTGAGAATGATTACTTATTTTAAGGGAATTTACCGACATGTACGGGAAATCTTATCTCCCGAGGGAAGAGTAGTGCCTGTAAAATTGCATGGACATAAAATTCCTGAAAAATCAATAGCCCAAGCCGGTAGTTTCATTACACTTTATATGATGTTTATAATGTTTACATGGGCATTATTCTGTTTATTTGGATATGATCCATTTAGAAGTTTATTTGCAGCAATGTCTCTGCAGGGTAATAACGGTTTAGAACTTGGTATAATCACCCCAACATTAAATCCGATACTTAAAATAGTCAGTATGTTTGATATGTGGACTGGAAGGTTAGAAATATATCCTGTACTCATCACATTAAGGGCAGCATTTGAAATTTTCAAAAGATAA
- a CDS encoding TrkA family potassium uptake protein — translation MYAIIMGGGRVGLALANLLIDSGFDITLIESDESLCNEVAAELDALVICGNGTSSKLLEETNIEDADFFIATTGNDEANLLSCILVRKYDVETIIARVSNPDHEEAFKEVGIDRVISPEISAARDLAQYVTNPRVSKLTTLGEGDAEIIEMTITNDKIVGKRFKEVSPSKDYIIIATYQNGKLIIPQPDNTISRGEKVSILVKRGTLKKVSKKLEN, via the coding sequence ATGTATGCAATAATAATGGGAGGAGGTCGTGTTGGACTTGCTCTTGCAAATTTGTTAATCGATAGTGGATTTGACATCACATTAATTGAAAGCGACGAATCATTATGCAATGAAGTTGCAGCAGAACTTGACGCACTTGTAATTTGTGGAAACGGAACCAGTTCAAAGTTACTTGAAGAAACAAATATCGAAGATGCCGATTTCTTTATAGCAACAACCGGTAATGATGAAGCAAACCTTCTTTCATGCATTTTAGTCAGAAAATACGATGTTGAAACAATTATTGCCCGTGTAAGTAATCCTGATCACGAAGAAGCATTTAAAGAAGTGGGAATCGACAGAGTAATCAGCCCAGAGATTAGTGCTGCAAGAGACCTGGCCCAATATGTTACAAATCCTAGAGTATCCAAGCTAACCACACTCGGTGAAGGTGATGCTGAAATCATTGAAATGACAATTACAAATGATAAAATTGTTGGAAAACGTTTTAAAGAGGTTTCACCATCAAAAGATTATATTATTATCGCTACTTATCAAAATGGTAAATTAATTATCCCACAACCGGACAATACAATCAGTCGTGGGGAAAAAGTTTCAATACTTGTTAAAAGAGGAACCCTAAAAAAAGTTTCAAAGAAATTAGAGAATTGA
- a CDS encoding MBL fold metallo-hydrolase: MSSVVFILGYNYDSNYFLIDNNILVDTGAGLNKDYLFSKLRENNVEPTDIELIVNTHCHFDHIGGNHFFPDAKVAIHKLDAISIKNKDTLGTSMSVFDNPGNCRVDIELEDGDEIADFKVIHTPGHTKGGICLWDGENLISGDTIFAGGGVGRMDIGGDYQDMKNSVKRLTELDVKNIYPGHGPIVEGNGKEHIKMSYSIL; encoded by the coding sequence ATGAGTTCAGTTGTTTTTATTTTAGGTTATAATTATGATTCAAATTATTTTTTGATTGATAATAATATATTGGTTGATACTGGTGCGGGTTTAAACAAGGATTATTTATTCTCTAAACTTCGTGAAAATAATGTTGAACCAACTGATATAGAATTGATAGTAAATACTCATTGTCATTTTGATCATATTGGTGGTAATCATTTCTTTCCTGATGCTAAAGTAGCTATTCATAAACTGGATGCAATTTCAATTAAAAATAAGGATACTTTGGGAACTTCCATGTCTGTTTTTGACAATCCGGGCAATTGCAGAGTGGATATTGAACTTGAAGACGGTGATGAAATTGCTGATTTTAAAGTTATTCACACTCCGGGTCACACTAAAGGTGGGATTTGTCTTTGGGATGGTGAAAATTTAATCTCTGGTGATACCATATTTGCTGGCGGCGGCGTTGGCAGAATGGATATTGGCGGGGATTACCAGGATATGAAAAATAGTGTTAAAAGATTAACAGAGTTGGATGTTAAAAACATCTATCCTGGTCATGGCCCTATAGTTGAAGGGAATGGAAAAGAACATATTAAAATGTCTTATTCAATTCTCTAA
- the hjc gene encoding Holliday junction resolvase Hjc: protein MAKKGSAEERDLVHKLWERNFAAMRAPASGGATKRPLPDVLAGNGKLYLAIEVKTTTKEKIYIEEEQITALCEFSKIFGAKPYIGVRFKYTKWLFLEPQNTPRTKSGNYRVEKDYALEKGFEIDEIAGIDKQMKFE from the coding sequence ATGGCAAAGAAAGGATCTGCTGAAGAAAGGGATTTGGTACATAAATTATGGGAGAGAAATTTTGCGGCTATGAGAGCTCCTGCATCTGGAGGAGCCACTAAAAGGCCTTTACCTGATGTTTTAGCTGGAAATGGTAAATTATATTTGGCTATTGAGGTTAAAACAACAACAAAAGAAAAAATTTACATTGAAGAGGAGCAAATTACTGCACTCTGTGAATTTTCAAAAATTTTTGGTGCCAAACCATATATTGGAGTTAGATTTAAATATACTAAATGGCTATTTTTAGAACCTCAAAACACTCCAAGAACAAAATCTGGTAATTATCGTGTTGAAAAGGATTATGCTTTGGAGAAAGGTTTTGAAATTGATGAAATAGCTGGTATTGATAAGCAAATGAAATTTGAATAA